The following nucleotide sequence is from Candidatus Marinimicrobia bacterium CG08_land_8_20_14_0_20_45_22.
CCCGGCGGAGTTCTTCCTCCGATGGAAAATAACGAAAATACTTGGAAATGAAAATTTGCTTTTGATCTTCCGGTAAGGTGAATCGGATGACGGCGTCATTTTTTTCGGCGCAGAGAATTATCCCGATGGGATTATTTTCCTCTTCCGATTTTTGCGTCCGCTGGTAATAATTCACATACATCTGCATCTGGCCGATGTCCTGATGGGTAATTTTCCCAACTTTAAGATCGATCAGGACGAAACAGTGCGCCAGCCGGTTGTAGAAAACCAGATCGATGTAAAAATGGTCGCCATCCAGAGTAACCCGCTGTTGACGAGCGACGAATGAGAACCCTTTTCCAAGTTCCAATAGAAAAAACTGGATGTGATTAATCAACGCCTGCTCGAGGTCTTTTTCGATGATTTTTTCGTGATGTTCCAGCCCAAGAAATTCCAAAACGTAGGGATCTTTGATCAAATCGGATGGAGACTGAATGATTTGTCCTTCGGATGCTAAAGCCAGAACACCCGATTTATCCTTGCTTAGAGCAAGACGTTCAAAAAGCAAAGAACTGATTTGCCGGTCTAATTCACGGGTGCTCCAACGGTTATTGGCGGTCTCGTTCATATAGAATGAACGTGCATCGGGATTTTCGACTCTTAACAACAAGCGATAATGCGTCCA
It contains:
- a CDS encoding DUF1016 domain-containing protein codes for the protein MTKENQVTESVFQNIRSVLENARARTYRAVNFIMVEAYWNIGRIIVEEEQKGKRRAKFGQRLIAELSKRLTAEFGHGFDPSNLWYMRKFFLFFPILDALRREVMAISVMGASGKTSIGLGMAIRRELTWTHYRLLLRVENPDARSFYMNETANNRWSTRELDRQISSLLFERLALSKDKSGVLALASEGQIIQSPSDLIKDPYVLEFLGLEHHEKIIEKDLEQALINHIQFFLLELGKGFSFVARQQRVTLDGDHFYIDLVFYNRLAHCFVLIDLKVGKITHQDIGQMQMYVNYYQRTQKSEEENNPIGIILCAEKNDAVIRFTLPEDQKQIFISKYFRYFPSEEELRREILRQKESFELEHKLKKPGRL